The following proteins are co-located in the Phragmites australis chromosome 10, lpPhrAust1.1, whole genome shotgun sequence genome:
- the LOC133883614 gene encoding protein BZR1 homolog 3-like — translation MTNGAGASGGGLGGTRVPTWRERENNRRRERRRRAIAAKIFAGLRAYGNYNLPKHCDNNEVLKALCNEAGWTVEPDGTTYRKGCKPPPAERPDPIGRSASPSPCSSYQPNPMASYNPSPASSSFPSSGSSSHITLGGNNFIGGVEGSSLIPWLKNLSSGSSFASSSKFPQLNHLYFNGGSISAPVTPPSSSPTRTPRIKTDWENPSVQPPWAGSNYASLPNSTPPSPGHQVAPDPSWLAGFQISSAGPSSPTYSLVAPNPFGIFKETVASTSRMCTPGQSGTCSPVMGGVPAHHDVQMVDGAPDDFAFGSSSNGNNESPGLVKAWEGERIHEECVSDELELTLGSSKTRGDPS, via the exons aTGACGAACGGGGCGggggccagcggcggcggcctcggGGGCACCAGGGTCCCGACGTGGAGGGAGCGCGAGAACAACCGGCgcagggagcggcggcggcgcgcgatCGCCGCCAAGATCTTCGCGGGTCTCAGGGCCTACGGCAACTACAACCTCCCCAAGCACTGCGACAACAACGAGGTGCTCAAGGCGCTTTGCAACGAGGCAGGATGGACCGTCGAGCCCGACGGCACCACCTACCGCAAG GGATGTAAACCTCCTCCAGCTGAGCGTCCTGATCCAATTGGAAGGTCTGCATCACCAAGCCCTTGCTCTTCATATCAACCTAATCCAATGGCTTCATACAACCCAAGCCCTGCATCATCATCCTTTCCAAGCTCTGGATCCTCCTCACATATTACCCTTGGTGGGAACAACTTCATTGGTGGCGTCGAGGGAAGCTCGCTTATCCCATGGTTAAAGAATCTTTCCTCTGGTTCCTcgtttgcttcctcctccaagTTCCCACAGCTTAATCATCTCTATTTCAATGGCGGCTCCATCAGTGCACCAGTAACACCTCCATCCAGCTCCCCAACTCGTACACCTCGCATCAAGACCGATTGGGAGAACCCAAGTGTTCAGCCACCATGGGCTGGGTCAAATTATGCGTCTCTTCCAAACTCCACACCACCGAGCCCTGGACACCAGGTTGCTCCAGACCCATCATGGCTAGCAGGGTTTCAAATATCATCTGCTGGTCCTTCATCTCCAACTTACAGCCTCGTGGCACCAAATCCTTTTGGAATTTTCAAAGAAACTGTCGCCAGCACTTCAAGAATGTGCACCCCTGGACAGAGCGGAACATGTTCTCCAGTAATGGGTGGTGTGCCAGCCCATCATGATGTCCAGATGGTTGATGGTGCCCCGGATGATTTTGCCTTTGGGAGTAGCAGCAATGGCAACAACGAATCACCTGGTCTGGTGAAGGCATGGGAAGGGGAACGGATACACGAGGAGTGTGTCTCAGACGAGTTGGAGCTCACCCTTGGGAGCTCAAAGACTCGTGGCGATCCCTCCTGA